Proteins from one Fragaria vesca subsp. vesca linkage group LG6, FraVesHawaii_1.0, whole genome shotgun sequence genomic window:
- the LOC101296316 gene encoding uncharacterized protein LOC101296316, translating into MSHIPDVGLISQQSEDDLESSQTSEIPPGPETPLPHLSKLSSIKPSPFLVVHLVDIIYNNCFSLRLYNGDYQSDATGSAMVVLSVSSILGHGGQPEIVLEALSYCLEQIFSPSFKQMGGLQFGLGLEDDVIPYIVVLALRSVEDGPGWGDRAEVRKTTKIKKS; encoded by the coding sequence ATGTCTCATATTCCCGATGTGGGATTAATATCTCAACAATCAGAAGATGATCTAGAAAGCAGCCAAACAAGCGAGATTCCACCAGGTCCTGAGACACCACTGCCTCACCTCAGCAAGCTTAGCTCCATAAAGCCATCACCATTCTTAGTTGTTCATCTGGTCGACATTATATACAATAACTGCTTTTCTCTTCGTCTCTACAATGGTGATTATCAGTCAGATGCCACAGGCTCAGCCATGGTCGTGCTCTCTGTGTCATCTATATTGGGTCATGGAGGGCAACCAGAGATTGTCCTAGAAGCTTTATCTTACTGCCTGGAGCAGATCTTCTCTCCATCTTTCAAACAGATGGGTGGCTTGCAATTTGGACTAGGACTTGAAGACGATGTAATCCCCTACATTGTTGTGCTTGCTTTGCGATCTGTAGAGGATGGTCCAGGCTGGGGAGACCGAGCTGAAGTCAGAAAAACCACGAAAATCAAGAAGAGTTGA